In Marinobacter sp. LQ44, the following are encoded in one genomic region:
- a CDS encoding mechanosensitive ion channel family protein, whose translation MPESLAWFPDNLSLPESVLPLLISTTLLILGVIALRVVIAGVIRRNVASSELRGRLLVNSRNALVLLAVFGLVFIWGEQLRSLALSIVAIAVAFVVATKELILCVSGSIIKGGAGSFSIGDRIQVKDFRGDVIDQTLLTTTLLEVGPGKASHQRTGRMIVLPNALFVSEPVTNESFTDHWDFHVFTVPFKREDNWPAAREALLNAANHHCEPYLDTARKYMSKVGTARGLEVPSVDPRVTIQAPAAGEIHLTVRLPTRTGQRSYIEQAILSEVFLNNDFSAKEAEPETSKPSKE comes from the coding sequence ATGCCCGAAAGCCTGGCCTGGTTTCCAGACAACCTCAGCCTGCCGGAGTCCGTCTTACCACTGCTGATCAGCACCACGCTCCTGATCCTTGGTGTGATTGCCCTCAGGGTTGTCATCGCAGGGGTTATCCGGCGCAACGTGGCGTCTTCTGAACTGCGCGGCCGGCTTTTGGTCAATTCCCGAAACGCACTGGTGTTACTGGCGGTGTTCGGCCTGGTCTTTATCTGGGGCGAGCAGCTTCGCTCCCTGGCCCTGTCGATTGTCGCCATCGCGGTAGCGTTTGTGGTGGCCACCAAGGAACTGATTCTTTGTGTGTCCGGCTCCATTATCAAAGGCGGTGCCGGCTCATTCAGCATTGGCGATCGTATTCAGGTAAAGGACTTTCGGGGTGATGTGATCGACCAGACCCTGCTGACCACCACGCTGCTGGAAGTTGGGCCCGGCAAGGCCAGCCATCAGCGCACCGGGCGGATGATCGTGTTGCCCAATGCGTTGTTTGTATCGGAGCCAGTCACCAATGAGAGCTTCACCGACCACTGGGATTTCCATGTCTTTACTGTGCCTTTCAAACGCGAAGATAACTGGCCAGCGGCCCGGGAGGCCCTGTTAAATGCCGCAAACCACCACTGCGAGCCGTACCTGGATACTGCCCGCAAGTACATGAGCAAAGTGGGTACGGCCCGAGGACTGGAGGTGCCCTCTGTCGATCCCAGGGTCACGATCCAGGCTCCAGCCGCCGGAGAGATTCATCTAACCGTCCGATTACCCACCCGCACTGGGCAACGCAGTTATATCGAGCAGGCCATTCTGTCAGAGGTTTTTCTGAACAATGATTTTTCTGCCAAGGAAGCAGAGCCCGAAACAAGCAAACCCTCGAAGGAATAG
- a CDS encoding fructosamine kinase family protein, which produces MRSISTSWIADPVIRERFQRVLDQSSAALTRWLDSHCEHPSLLHGDLWNGNVLFDYDGPWLIDPAVYQGDREADIAMTEMFGGFGAAFYSAYDSVYPRSEVYTTKREIYNLYHYLNHYNLFGAGYLGGCERGMKLVARV; this is translated from the coding sequence CTGAGGTCGATCAGCACCAGCTGGATTGCTGATCCGGTTATTCGAGAAAGATTTCAACGCGTTCTTGACCAAAGTAGCGCTGCGCTTACCCGCTGGCTGGACAGCCATTGCGAGCACCCCAGCCTTCTGCACGGTGATTTGTGGAATGGCAACGTGTTGTTCGATTACGACGGCCCTTGGTTAATTGACCCTGCGGTGTACCAGGGTGACCGGGAAGCGGACATTGCCATGACGGAAATGTTTGGCGGCTTTGGTGCGGCCTTTTATAGCGCTTATGACAGTGTTTATCCTCGCTCAGAGGTCTATACCACCAAACGCGAGATCTATAACCTCTACCATTACCTGAATCACTATAACCTCTTTGGCGCCGGCTATCTGGGGGGATGCGAGCGGGGTATGAAGTTAGTTGCGAGGGTCTGA
- a CDS encoding ketopantoate reductase family protein: MAALKILMIGAGGIGGYYAARLAEAGHQVVLTARGNHLQALKADGLTVDYEGQVLRHGLPACDHQTLIRDYHPNDFDLVAIALKSTATGAVMTELCDWLSAGSAPVLSLQNGVDNEPLIAEVVGEARVLGGLAVRIGGHITEPGKVFAEGVAQIVMGAWPAQQPKVDPRADLLKVLEVAFNEAGIPTTVTENIRYELWRKLVINNGVNPLSALTHLDTRSLTHHPEFGKVVYGMMAETVKASEADGVNLTQKDLDDMFELISNFNAIKTSMLVDKEKGRPLELDSIAGAVLRRCEQLGVDAPYTFTVNALLRQQQ, from the coding sequence GTGGCTGCATTAAAGATTCTGATGATCGGTGCCGGCGGTATCGGAGGCTACTACGCCGCAAGGCTGGCTGAAGCTGGCCACCAGGTTGTACTGACGGCTCGCGGCAATCACCTTCAGGCACTGAAAGCGGATGGCCTGACCGTTGATTATGAAGGGCAGGTGCTCCGGCATGGTCTTCCTGCCTGTGATCATCAGACGCTCATTCGGGATTATCATCCGAATGATTTTGATCTGGTTGCCATTGCTCTAAAATCCACGGCGACCGGTGCCGTCATGACCGAACTTTGCGACTGGCTGAGTGCCGGTTCCGCACCGGTGCTGTCATTGCAGAATGGCGTTGATAACGAACCCTTGATTGCCGAAGTCGTGGGTGAGGCGCGTGTGCTCGGTGGCCTTGCCGTGCGCATTGGCGGCCATATAACTGAACCCGGTAAGGTGTTTGCCGAAGGCGTGGCCCAGATCGTGATGGGCGCCTGGCCCGCACAACAACCGAAAGTCGACCCGCGTGCGGATCTTCTCAAGGTTCTGGAAGTTGCTTTTAACGAAGCCGGTATTCCCACCACTGTGACCGAAAACATCCGGTATGAACTCTGGCGCAAGCTGGTTATCAACAATGGAGTGAATCCGTTGTCAGCGCTCACTCATCTGGATACCCGCAGCCTGACTCATCACCCTGAGTTCGGTAAGGTGGTGTACGGCATGATGGCGGAAACCGTGAAGGCGTCTGAAGCGGATGGCGTAAACCTGACCCAGAAGGACCTGGATGACATGTTCGAGCTGATCAGCAACTTCAACGCCATCAAAACCTCCATGCTGGTGGACAAGGAAAAAGGCCGCCCGCTGGAGCTGGACAGCATCGCCGGGGCCGTGCTGCGCCGGTGTGAGCAACTGGGCGTAGACGCGCCGTATACCTTTACCGTGAATGCCTTGCTGCGCCAGCAGCAATAG
- a CDS encoding GlcG/HbpS family heme-binding protein, which produces MDNNQQFTLVQPSFSLTEQASLSLLQAAVNKASGLGIKATVSVVDASGRQLAFLKMAGSFLVSSELSQKKAITAAGMGLNTVDLENVLASAPARVLDGLNQAGDFTVIGGGVPLYWEGVLVGGIGVSGGSEDEDIECALSAAEVLTS; this is translated from the coding sequence ATGGATAACAACCAGCAATTCACACTCGTACAACCCTCGTTTTCTTTGACTGAGCAAGCGTCGTTAAGCCTGCTTCAGGCGGCCGTCAACAAAGCGAGTGGGCTGGGCATCAAGGCGACGGTGTCGGTTGTCGATGCCTCAGGGCGTCAGTTGGCCTTCCTTAAAATGGCGGGCTCCTTTCTCGTGTCTTCCGAGCTGTCGCAGAAAAAAGCCATCACGGCGGCAGGTATGGGCCTCAACACGGTAGATCTTGAAAACGTGCTGGCTTCAGCCCCTGCCCGGGTGCTGGATGGCCTGAACCAGGCCGGCGACTTCACCGTGATTGGCGGCGGCGTACCGCTGTACTGGGAGGGCGTTCTGGTGGGCGGCATTGGGGTATCTGGTGGCAGTGAGGATGAGGATATCGAATGCGCCCTTTCTGCAGCGGAGGTGCTGACGAGCTGA
- a CDS encoding 2-hydroxymuconate tautomerase produces the protein MPVAQINILEGRTDEQKEMLIHEVTDAIVRSLGAPVESVRVILNEMPKQHFGIGGQSAKKLGR, from the coding sequence ATGCCCGTTGCTCAAATCAACATCCTGGAAGGTCGTACCGACGAGCAAAAGGAGATGCTGATCCACGAGGTAACCGACGCCATTGTCCGTTCCCTCGGAGCGCCGGTCGAAAGTGTGCGTGTCATTCTCAACGAGATGCCCAAGCAACATTTCGGCATCGGCGGGCAGTCGGCGAAAAAGCTGGGGCGATAA
- the dmpH gene encoding 2-oxo-3-hexenedioate decarboxylase, with amino-acid sequence MSKTLTNEQMLALAEHVENAELKAHDITKVTNDYPDMTFEDAYDVQWEIRRRKEARGNKVVGMKMGLTSWAKMAQMGVETPIYGFLADYFSAPDGGVVKTKELIHPKIEAEIAFVTKAPLHGPGCHIGDVLAATDFVIPAVEVIDSRYENFKFDLVSVVADNASSSRFITGGTMANVADLDLKTLGVVVEKNGEIVDVGAGAAVLGHPASSVAMLANLLAERGEHIPAGTFIMTGGITAAIAVEAGDNISVRYQGLGTVTARFE; translated from the coding sequence ATGAGCAAGACCCTGACTAATGAACAGATGCTGGCCCTGGCCGAGCACGTAGAAAATGCCGAACTGAAAGCCCACGACATCACCAAGGTCACCAACGATTACCCGGATATGACCTTTGAAGACGCCTACGACGTGCAGTGGGAAATCCGCCGTCGTAAGGAAGCTCGTGGTAACAAGGTAGTTGGCATGAAGATGGGCCTGACCTCCTGGGCCAAGATGGCTCAGATGGGTGTGGAAACCCCCATCTACGGCTTCCTGGCGGATTACTTCAGCGCACCGGACGGCGGTGTGGTCAAAACCAAAGAGCTGATCCACCCGAAAATCGAAGCCGAGATCGCCTTTGTGACCAAGGCGCCATTGCACGGCCCGGGTTGTCATATCGGTGACGTACTGGCGGCGACGGATTTCGTGATCCCGGCGGTGGAAGTGATCGACTCTCGCTACGAGAACTTCAAGTTTGACCTGGTGAGCGTGGTGGCCGATAACGCCTCCTCCAGCCGTTTCATCACCGGTGGCACCATGGCCAACGTGGCCGACCTGGACCTGAAAACTCTCGGGGTAGTAGTCGAGAAGAACGGTGAGATCGTCGATGTTGGCGCCGGTGCTGCGGTTCTGGGCCACCCGGCCTCCAGCGTCGCCATGCTGGCTAACCTGCTGGCCGAACGGGGCGAACACATCCCGGCTGGTACCTTCATCATGACCGGTGGCATCACTGCGGCGATCGCCGTGGAAGCCGGTGACAACATCAGCGTTCGCTACCAGGGCCTGGGTACTGTCACGGCCCGGTTCGAATAA